The Candidatus Glassbacteria bacterium sequence TGTTCTGACGACATACAACTCAGACCTCTAATCCAGCGAATTGCAAATCAGCACTTTACTTTAGTACAGGGAATTCAACCATGGGCCATTCCGAATTCACAGACCGGGTCAACCGCAGGACGTTCCTGAAATTATCAGGCGCCTCGAGTGCAGCGCTGGGCACGGCCGGACTCGGGATTGCAGGATACCAGGCCGGAAAGGATTTCGGTAGCTATACGGGTCTGGAGGTCGAAGAGGGCGCCGCCCAGAGTTTCGACCGGCGGAAATGGACTGTCGACCGGCCGACCTACGGAAAAACGGGTGCGGCATCCCGCCCGGATGCCAGAACCAACGTCATCTTCGACCGGCGCGGCCGCTTCCACCGCCAGTACAAAGAGGGAGTGAAGATCGATGACCTGGACCCACTCCTGCAGGAGTACTATTCCGAGAAACCGGGAGACTTCGAACTGGATGTGATCAACGAAAGGGACATCCTGCCGAGGTTGCGAGAAGACTCGGCCAGATACGACAAAAAATTCATCCTGGCGCGGGCCTGGTCGGGCGCCATGTCGGCGGTCGGCACCCCGCCGGTAAACGAACCTCCCAAAATATCGGACTTCCCTTTCGACCACCGCAGCGGGGAACCGGTCGAGACGCTGGAGATGAAAAGCCCCGACCGGACTTCTCGGCTGCTGAAAAAAATCGCCCACGAGCTAGGATCGACGCTGGTAGGTATCACCGAACTGAACCACGACTGGGTGTACCGCTATCCCCACCTCAACCGCGGCTTCGACCCCGATAAGCCGCTCGAGGTGCCAGCCCACTGGAAATACGCAGTAGTGGTTGGCTCGCCAATGTCCTGGGATGCGCTCTACGCAAGTCCCAACTACAGCTCCAGCGAGGATGCCTATGCGCGCTCGCGGATAATCGCCCATCGCCTGGCCGCTTTCATCAAACGCCTGGGCTACGCCGCTCGGCCCCATGTGCCGTCCAACAGCTACGACCTGATGGTGCCGCCGGTGTGTATCGATGCCGGCCTGGGCGAACAGGGCCGCCACTCGGTTCTGATCACTCCCGAACTGGGTAGCAATTTCCGGCCGTCGGTGGTCACTACCAATCTGCCGCTCGAGCCTGACATGCCGATCGATATCGGCGTCCAGGATTTCTGCCGCAACTGTAAAATCTGCGCGGAAAACTGCCCGAGCGGGGCGATCACGACCGGTGGTCCCGAGGAAGTTCGGGGTTACCGCCGCTACCAGATAAACCAGGCTAAATGCCACAATTTCTGGCATTCCAATCTGGGCAATTACGGCTGCCGGCTCTGCGTGGCCGTCTGCCCTTACACCAGGAAAGCCAACTGGTTACATCGCTCGGTGCTCAAAGTAGCGATGCACGATCCAACCGGTATTTCGCACCGGATTCTGACGGCCCTGCAGAAGCGCTTTTATCCGGGGCCCGATCCGCGGGAATACTACATACCCTCGCTGGGCGGATCAAATGCTTCGTTCCGCAAGCCGCCCTGGTGGATGCGCGCGGAAGACTTCATCAAACTC is a genomic window containing:
- a CDS encoding reductive dehalogenase, giving the protein MGHSEFTDRVNRRTFLKLSGASSAALGTAGLGIAGYQAGKDFGSYTGLEVEEGAAQSFDRRKWTVDRPTYGKTGAASRPDARTNVIFDRRGRFHRQYKEGVKIDDLDPLLQEYYSEKPGDFELDVINERDILPRLREDSARYDKKFILARAWSGAMSAVGTPPVNEPPKISDFPFDHRSGEPVETLEMKSPDRTSRLLKKIAHELGSTLVGITELNHDWVYRYPHLNRGFDPDKPLEVPAHWKYAVVVGSPMSWDALYASPNYSSSEDAYARSRIIAHRLAAFIKRLGYAARPHVPSNSYDLMVPPVCIDAGLGEQGRHSVLITPELGSNFRPSVVTTNLPLEPDMPIDIGVQDFCRNCKICAENCPSGAITTGGPEEVRGYRRYQINQAKCHNFWHSNLGNYGCRLCVAVCPYTRKANWLHRSVLKVAMHDPTGISHRILTALQKRFYPGPDPREYYIPSLGGSNASFRKPPWWMRAEDFIKL